A genome region from Alteripontixanthobacter maritimus includes the following:
- the ribD gene encoding bifunctional diaminohydroxyphosphoribosylaminopyrimidine deaminase/5-amino-6-(5-phosphoribosylamino)uracil reductase RibD, whose amino-acid sequence MATAARLAMRARPLSHPNPAVGALIVRDGRVIARGWTQAGGRPHAEAMALDAAGDRSDGATLYATLEPCAHTSSRGPSCTSLIASSRLARVVAGVVDPDPRTAGQGLAAISAAGIVAEHIGNSTCSASLAGYLTQRQQGRPHVTLKLAMSLDGCIAMASGESQWITGQSSRAHVHSRRAMADAILVGGETWRTDRPSLDVRLPGLEDRSPQRLVLTRGAAPEGVTAIAAPDGIRNLADVQYLYIEGGAQTAAAFLQADLVDRIELYRAPIVIGEGRMGVGDIGLAQLADAHDRWLLTERRQLGTDSYEAYDRTRAPALPSRARNT is encoded by the coding sequence CTGGCAACCGCCGCGCGTCTGGCGATGCGTGCCCGACCCTTGAGCCACCCGAACCCGGCAGTCGGCGCGCTGATCGTGCGCGATGGCCGCGTCATTGCGCGCGGCTGGACTCAGGCTGGCGGGCGCCCCCATGCAGAAGCGATGGCGCTGGATGCGGCGGGCGACCGGTCGGATGGTGCCACGCTTTACGCGACCTTGGAACCATGCGCCCATACCTCTTCGCGCGGTCCGTCATGCACGTCTCTCATCGCAAGCTCCCGGCTTGCGCGCGTGGTTGCCGGCGTCGTCGACCCGGACCCGCGTACCGCAGGCCAGGGCCTCGCCGCCATCTCCGCAGCCGGCATCGTGGCAGAGCATATCGGAAATTCCACCTGTTCCGCCAGCCTCGCAGGCTACCTGACCCAGCGGCAGCAAGGCCGACCACACGTCACGCTGAAACTGGCCATGTCGCTCGACGGGTGTATCGCCATGGCGTCGGGTGAAAGCCAATGGATCACCGGCCAATCTTCCCGCGCCCACGTCCATTCGCGCCGCGCCATGGCCGATGCGATCCTGGTCGGCGGCGAAACCTGGCGCACCGATCGCCCTTCGCTCGACGTGCGACTGCCGGGGCTGGAAGATCGCAGCCCGCAAAGGCTCGTACTGACGCGCGGCGCAGCGCCCGAGGGAGTGACTGCTATCGCTGCTCCGGACGGGATCCGGAACCTTGCAGACGTGCAGTATCTTTATATCGAAGGCGGCGCGCAAACGGCCGCGGCGTTCCTGCAGGCCGATCTGGTCGACCGTATCGAGCTATACCGCGCGCCAATCGTCATTGGCGAAGGGCGCATGGGTGTAGGCGATATCGGACTGGCGCAGCTGGCGGATGCGCATGATCGATGGCTACTGACCGAGCGCCGTCAACTTGGCACCGACAGCTACGAAGCCTATGACCGCACCCGCGCACCTGCCCTGCCGTCGCGCGCCCGCAACACCTGA
- a CDS encoding outer membrane protein assembly factor BamE yields MYGVNAAYAASRKLSPAIVRAATVALVAIGLSGCSSIRENRGYVADQVLTSAIQPGVDNRQSVTATLGRPSFTSQYGDKTWYYVSSTTGRKPFVRPRIDTHSVLAVEFDAAGNVVAANRSGMEKVVFLSPDGDVTPTLGRERSFLEDLFGNIGTVGSGQGPGAGPGGR; encoded by the coding sequence ATGTATGGTGTGAATGCTGCGTATGCCGCGAGTCGCAAACTTTCGCCGGCGATCGTCCGGGCGGCAACTGTGGCGCTGGTCGCGATCGGCCTTTCGGGCTGCTCCTCGATTCGCGAAAATCGCGGCTATGTTGCGGATCAGGTCCTTACCAGCGCAATCCAGCCGGGTGTCGACAACCGCCAGTCGGTTACCGCAACGCTGGGCCGCCCCAGCTTCACCAGCCAGTATGGCGACAAGACCTGGTATTATGTTTCCAGCACCACCGGCCGCAAGCCCTTCGTGCGCCCGCGGATCGATACCCATTCGGTGCTGGCCGTGGAATTCGACGCGGCTGGCAACGTCGTGGCCGCAAACCGCAGCGGGATGGAAAAGGTCGTGTTCCTTTCGCCCGACGGTGATGTCACGCCCACGCTTGGCCGCGAACGCAGCTTTCTGGAAGACCTGTTCGGCAATATCGGCACGGTCGGATCGGGGCAGGGTCCAGGTGCCGGTCCCGGGGGCCGATAG
- a CDS encoding M48 family metallopeptidase, translating to MIDWLRGNPEPSLDIAGRTVPLAIKRHPTAKRMTLRLAPDGSEARITMPRWGRTGDAVDFAASRSQWIAGQLARIPQAARADDGSVLSFRGDPLILTWQQDAPRSPVVDDGELLVGGPRENIAARAQRWMECQALELMRGDLAFYCGRAGLACPEIRLSRAQRRWGSCSAKGMVRINWRLIQAADHVRRSVVAHEVAHLVHFDHSPQFHALLGTLFEGDLAAADSWLSRHGRSLYSSFG from the coding sequence GTGATCGACTGGCTGCGCGGCAATCCCGAACCCTCGCTCGATATTGCCGGGCGAACCGTGCCGCTGGCTATCAAACGCCACCCCACGGCCAAGCGGATGACTTTGCGCCTCGCGCCCGATGGCAGCGAAGCGCGAATTACCATGCCGCGCTGGGGCCGCACCGGGGATGCTGTCGATTTTGCCGCCTCCCGCTCCCAATGGATCGCCGGTCAACTTGCCAGGATTCCTCAAGCCGCGCGCGCAGATGATGGCAGCGTATTGTCGTTTCGTGGCGATCCGCTGATCCTGACCTGGCAGCAAGACGCGCCGCGCAGTCCGGTGGTCGATGATGGCGAATTGCTGGTTGGCGGACCGCGTGAGAACATCGCCGCCCGCGCCCAGCGCTGGATGGAGTGCCAGGCGCTCGAACTGATGCGCGGCGATCTGGCCTTTTATTGTGGCCGCGCGGGGCTTGCCTGCCCCGAAATCAGGTTGAGCCGCGCACAGCGGCGGTGGGGCAGCTGTTCGGCCAAGGGCATGGTCCGCATCAACTGGCGGCTTATACAGGCTGCCGACCATGTGCGCCGGTCGGTCGTCGCGCATGAAGTGGCGCATCTCGTGCATTTCGATCACTCGCCGCAATTCCACGCGCTGCTCGGGACATTGTTCGAAGGCGATCTGGCGGCGGCGGATAGCTGGTTGTCACGGCACGGACGCAGCCTGTATTCCAGCTTCGGCTGA
- a CDS encoding COQ9 family protein, whose translation MVQAAAISGDDLTLEELRLALAPTIANEAVFDGWTDEALVMAAEAEDVDVDVARLAFPGGAMQMIGAWIDQVDSAMAAALPPKVLDKMPVRERIRQLVQFRLDAVEGQEEAVRRATAVMAMPQNAAEAARRAWKSADIMWRLAGDTATDYNHYTKRAILSALYASTLAIFVGDDTPDKAETRAFLDRRIEGVMSFEKAKARLLGSSDRERFSITRFLGRLRYPAR comes from the coding sequence ATGGTGCAGGCTGCTGCTATATCTGGCGACGACCTGACTCTGGAGGAGCTGCGCCTTGCACTGGCCCCCACGATTGCGAACGAGGCGGTGTTCGATGGCTGGACGGACGAGGCCTTGGTGATGGCGGCAGAGGCAGAGGACGTCGATGTGGATGTGGCGCGTCTGGCCTTTCCGGGCGGCGCGATGCAGATGATCGGGGCCTGGATCGATCAGGTGGACAGCGCGATGGCGGCCGCCTTGCCGCCCAAGGTGCTGGACAAAATGCCGGTACGCGAACGTATCCGCCAGCTTGTCCAGTTCCGGCTGGATGCGGTCGAGGGGCAGGAAGAAGCCGTGCGCCGCGCAACCGCTGTCATGGCGATGCCGCAGAATGCCGCAGAAGCGGCGCGCCGCGCATGGAAAAGCGCCGATATCATGTGGCGGCTGGCTGGCGATACAGCGACCGATTACAATCACTATACCAAGCGTGCGATCCTGTCGGCGCTGTATGCTTCGACGTTGGCGATCTTCGTCGGTGACGATACGCCGGACAAGGCCGAAACCCGCGCCTTTCTGGATCGCCGTATCGAAGGTGTGATGTCATTCGAAAAAGCCAAGGCCAGACTGCTTGGCAGCAGCGACCGGGAACGGTTCAGCATCACGCGGTTTCTGGGTCGGTTACGATATCCGGCGCGCTGA
- a CDS encoding YceD family protein — protein MSAPEHNTPEFSRPIRARFLPSEPVELAATEAERAALAKRFGVVAISSLRARAECASGDEGVEVRGTLEAEILQDCAVASDSFTTAIADNIALLFVPARPVTENPDAEIEVDLGPGEWDEIEYSGDSFDLGEGIAQTLGLAIDPYATGPDADRIRREKGIKDESAPGGQLADALAALSGKT, from the coding sequence ATGAGCGCGCCAGAACACAATACACCTGAATTCAGCCGACCGATCCGCGCTCGTTTCCTGCCGTCCGAGCCGGTCGAACTGGCCGCAACGGAAGCGGAGCGGGCCGCGCTTGCCAAACGCTTCGGCGTGGTTGCCATATCTTCGCTCCGGGCGCGGGCGGAATGCGCGAGTGGCGATGAAGGCGTCGAAGTGCGCGGAACCCTTGAAGCCGAAATCTTGCAAGACTGCGCGGTGGCCAGCGACAGCTTCACCACCGCAATTGCGGACAATATCGCGCTGTTGTTCGTGCCAGCCCGGCCTGTAACGGAAAATCCGGACGCAGAGATCGAGGTCGATCTGGGACCGGGCGAATGGGACGAGATCGAATATTCAGGCGACAGTTTCGACTTGGGTGAAGGCATCGCGCAGACGCTCGGTCTCGCCATAGATCCCTATGCCACCGGGCCAGATGCCGACCGAATTCGCCGGGAAAAGGGCATTAAGGACGAAAGCGCGCCGGGTGGCCAGCTCGCCGACGCACTGGCCGCACTGTCGGGCAAGACTTGA
- a CDS encoding FeoA family protein, translating into MTLDQLPAGQAARIIAVDWSALAEGEGKRLRALGVDEGAEISVAHRGVFGGSDPIAINIGRMTIALRRVHATAMRLAPLEPAA; encoded by the coding sequence ATGACGCTGGACCAACTTCCCGCAGGGCAGGCCGCCCGTATCATTGCCGTCGACTGGAGCGCGCTTGCCGAGGGCGAGGGCAAGCGGCTGCGCGCGCTGGGTGTCGACGAAGGCGCGGAAATTTCCGTCGCCCATCGCGGTGTTTTCGGCGGATCCGATCCCATCGCCATCAATATCGGCCGTATGACTATCGCCCTGCGCCGCGTCCATGCCACCGCCATGCGGTTGGCGCCGCTGGAACCTGCGGCATGA
- a CDS encoding YcgN family cysteine cluster protein, translated as MRDRFWELPLNQLGRAEWEALCDGCGQCCLHKMEDADTGEIEHTNVACKLLDTGTARCSDYRHRKAFVPDCLRLTPRTLERATWLPATCAYRLRADGKPLYDWHHLISGDFEGVRLAGVSVAGRVVSEVDAGPLEHHVVDWRYDDGAPTEESDDAP; from the coding sequence GTGAGAGACCGTTTCTGGGAATTGCCGCTCAATCAGCTTGGCCGGGCCGAATGGGAAGCGCTGTGCGACGGTTGCGGCCAATGCTGCCTGCACAAGATGGAAGATGCCGATACTGGAGAGATCGAGCATACGAATGTGGCATGCAAGCTGCTCGACACCGGCACCGCGCGGTGTAGCGATTATCGCCACCGCAAGGCTTTCGTGCCCGATTGCCTGCGCCTGACCCCGCGCACGCTGGAGCGGGCGACATGGCTTCCCGCCACGTGCGCCTATCGCCTGCGCGCCGATGGCAAACCGCTATATGACTGGCATCATTTGATCAGCGGCGATTTCGAAGGGGTACGTCTGGCGGGCGTGTCCGTCGCCGGGCGGGTGGTCAGCGAAGTAGATGCCGGACCGCTCGAACATCATGTGGTCGACTGGCGCTATGACGACGGCGCGCCAACGGAAGAAAGCGATGATGCGCCGTGA
- a CDS encoding ankyrin repeat domain-containing protein, which translates to MTPPVIRSNILSRALQAVLAALLAVTLAVPASAQNFSEGYQFLEAVKKLEGDKVMDQLNAPGSVVVNTRDRSSGETALHIVARQRENAWLSYLLGRGANPNIADYKGITPLMVVSGAGNVEGAAVLLKAGALADVANSAGETPLISAVHRRDLAMVKLLLDSGANADRNDNSGRSARDYAALLTGGERLVAAFADADEASKETKPAQIYGPSL; encoded by the coding sequence ATGACGCCGCCGGTCATCCGTTCCAATATACTCAGCCGAGCACTTCAGGCCGTGCTTGCCGCATTGTTGGCGGTAACGCTCGCCGTGCCTGCCAGCGCGCAGAATTTTTCGGAAGGCTATCAGTTTCTGGAAGCGGTGAAGAAGCTGGAAGGCGACAAGGTCATGGACCAGCTTAACGCGCCGGGCAGCGTGGTCGTCAACACGCGGGATCGCAGCAGCGGTGAAACCGCCTTGCATATTGTGGCCCGGCAACGGGAGAATGCCTGGCTCAGCTATTTGCTCGGGCGCGGGGCCAATCCCAATATCGCCGATTACAAAGGTATCACGCCGCTGATGGTCGTGTCCGGCGCGGGCAATGTCGAAGGCGCGGCGGTTCTGTTGAAAGCGGGCGCCCTGGCCGACGTGGCCAATAGCGCGGGCGAAACGCCCCTAATCTCCGCCGTCCACCGGCGCGACCTTGCGATGGTGAAGCTGCTGCTGGACAGCGGCGCGAATGCCGACCGGAACGACAATTCGGGCCGCTCGGCCCGCGATTACGCTGCATTGCTGACCGGCGGGGAACGTCTGGTCGCAGCCTTTGCCGATGCCGACGAGGCCAGCAAAGAAACAAAGCCGGCGCAGATTTACGGACCCAGCCTCTGA
- the feoB gene encoding ferrous iron transporter B: MSKLRTIALVGNPNAGKSALFNALTGARQKIANYPGVTVERKAGRITLPSGQPAELIDLPGSYGFDATSPDEEVTRKVVHGELEGEAVPDALVLVLDAANLEQHLVFAQEVIALGRPVVVALNMVDLAERDGLILDPAALEAALGVPVVPTVAVRRRGLDALLERLGDTAAHQSGDPQPHITLPERRLAARNIAKAAILSETSTRRLHTGLDRVLLNPWVGPVILFGLLFVMFQAVFAWATPFADALDGAIGAISGWVTATMPESLLRDFITEGALAGVGSVIVFLPQIVILFAFILVMESTGYMARAAFLMDRLMSGVGLSGRSFIPLLSSFACAIPGIMATRSIADPKDRLTTILIAPLMTCSARLPVYTIIIAAFIPNDSIVTGVGLQGLVLFALYVAGIVGAMAVALILRRTITAGAASGFIMELPRYQLPRLTDLLMGLWQRAWVFLRRAGTIIFAATVILWLLLSFPKAEPGESQVDASVAGTVADGLHVVLAPIGFNREISLALIPAMAAREVAVASLATTYAVDADDEEAEAEGLATTLKTRWSLPTALAFLAWFVFAPQCLSTIAVTRRETNGWKWPIVMLVYLFALAYVFAGITYWSAVALGL; this comes from the coding sequence ATGAGCAAGCTGCGCACTATCGCGCTGGTCGGCAATCCCAATGCCGGGAAAAGCGCGCTGTTCAATGCGCTGACCGGGGCGCGGCAGAAGATTGCCAATTATCCAGGCGTGACGGTGGAGCGGAAGGCGGGGCGTATTACGCTCCCATCGGGCCAGCCTGCCGAACTGATCGACTTGCCCGGCAGCTATGGCTTCGACGCCACCAGCCCGGATGAGGAAGTTACCCGCAAGGTTGTGCACGGCGAATTAGAGGGCGAGGCGGTGCCGGATGCGCTGGTGCTGGTGTTGGACGCCGCCAATCTCGAACAGCATCTGGTGTTCGCGCAGGAAGTGATTGCGCTCGGCCGGCCCGTGGTGGTCGCGCTCAACATGGTCGACCTGGCGGAGCGTGACGGTCTGATACTGGACCCCGCCGCGCTCGAAGCGGCGCTGGGTGTGCCGGTTGTGCCAACGGTGGCAGTCCGGCGGCGCGGGCTGGACGCTCTGCTGGAGCGGCTGGGCGATACGGCTGCCCATCAGTCCGGCGATCCGCAGCCGCATATCACTTTGCCCGAACGGCGGCTGGCAGCGCGCAACATCGCCAAGGCCGCGATCCTGTCCGAAACTTCCACGCGTCGGCTGCACACGGGGCTCGACCGAGTGCTGCTGAACCCGTGGGTCGGCCCGGTTATCCTGTTCGGCTTGCTGTTCGTGATGTTCCAGGCGGTGTTCGCTTGGGCCACGCCGTTCGCCGATGCGCTGGATGGCGCGATCGGGGCGATCTCCGGCTGGGTCACTGCGACGATGCCTGAAAGCCTGCTGCGCGATTTTATCACTGAAGGCGCGCTGGCAGGGGTCGGCTCGGTCATCGTGTTCCTGCCTCAGATCGTCATCCTGTTCGCATTTATCCTGGTGATGGAATCGACCGGCTACATGGCCCGCGCCGCGTTCCTGATGGACCGGTTGATGTCGGGGGTCGGGCTGTCGGGGCGCAGCTTCATCCCGCTATTGTCGAGCTTCGCCTGCGCCATTCCGGGCATCATGGCGACGCGGTCCATCGCCGACCCCAAGGACCGGCTTACCACCATCCTGATCGCCCCCCTGATGACCTGCTCGGCGCGCCTGCCGGTTTACACCATCATCATCGCAGCCTTTATTCCCAATGACAGCATCGTAACCGGAGTGGGGCTTCAGGGCCTTGTGCTGTTCGCGCTGTATGTGGCAGGCATCGTCGGGGCGATGGCGGTGGCGCTGATCCTGCGGCGCACGATTACAGCCGGTGCGGCAAGCGGTTTCATCATGGAACTGCCACGTTATCAGCTGCCGCGCCTGACCGATTTGCTGATGGGCCTGTGGCAGCGGGCATGGGTGTTCCTGCGCCGCGCGGGCACGATCATTTTTGCCGCGACGGTCATACTATGGCTGCTGTTGAGTTTCCCCAAGGCGGAACCGGGCGAAAGTCAGGTGGATGCTAGTGTTGCGGGCACTGTGGCGGACGGGCTGCATGTCGTGCTTGCCCCGATCGGCTTCAACCGGGAGATCTCGCTCGCCTTGATCCCCGCCATGGCAGCGCGCGAAGTCGCCGTGGCCTCGCTCGCTACTACCTATGCCGTCGACGCCGATGACGAGGAAGCCGAGGCCGAAGGGCTGGCGACAACGCTGAAAACCCGCTGGAGCCTGCCAACCGCATTGGCCTTCCTCGCCTGGTTTGTATTCGCCCCGCAATGCCTCTCCACCATCGCGGTGACGCGGCGCGAAACAAACGGGTGGAAATGGCCGATAGTGATGCTGGTTTACCTGTTCGCTTTGGCCTACGTCTTCGCGGGAATCACATATTGGAGCGCGGTGGCCCTGGGGCTTTAG
- the hslV gene encoding ATP-dependent protease subunit HslV — protein MNDTNSAHGLTPWHGTTIIGVKRGGKIVVAGDGQVSMGNTVMKPNARKVRRIGDKGRVVAGFAGATADAFTLFERLERKLEQHSGQLMRAAVELAKDWRTDKYLRNLEALMIVADADTLLVLTGNGDVLEPGEQNDTTIAAIGSGGNYALAAARALADYEDDAEKIARRAMQVAADVCVFTNEQVTLETV, from the coding sequence ATGAACGATACGAACAGCGCGCACGGCCTGACCCCGTGGCACGGCACCACCATCATCGGTGTGAAACGCGGCGGCAAGATCGTCGTCGCAGGCGACGGGCAGGTTTCCATGGGCAACACCGTGATGAAGCCCAACGCCCGCAAGGTGCGCCGCATCGGGGACAAGGGCAGGGTCGTCGCCGGTTTCGCAGGTGCCACGGCGGACGCCTTCACCCTGTTCGAACGGCTGGAACGCAAGCTGGAGCAGCATAGCGGCCAATTGATGCGTGCCGCCGTGGAACTCGCCAAGGATTGGCGGACGGACAAATACTTGCGCAATCTGGAAGCGCTAATGATCGTCGCCGATGCCGACACCTTACTGGTGCTGACCGGCAATGGCGACGTGCTGGAACCGGGCGAACAGAACGACACCACCATTGCCGCAATCGGTTCGGGCGGGAACTACGCGCTCGCCGCTGCCCGCGCGCTGGCAGATTACGAAGACGATGCGGAAAAAATTGCGCGCCGCGCCATGCAGGTTGCCGCCGATGTGTGCGTCTTCACCAATGAACAGGTCACGCTGGAAACGGTGTGA
- the ssb gene encoding single-stranded DNA-binding protein, producing the protein MAGSLNKVMLIGNLGADPEVRSFQNGGKVCNLRIATSERWKDKEGQQQEKTEWHTVAIFSEGLVRVCENYLRKGSKVFIEGQLQTRKWQDQQGQDKYSTEVVLRGFNGTLTMLDGRSEGGGGGGGYGGGQRSGGAPADSGGGFNQGGGGQGGGSGGGSGGGGDYDDLNDDIPF; encoded by the coding sequence ATGGCAGGCAGCCTCAACAAGGTCATGCTGATCGGTAATCTGGGCGCAGACCCGGAAGTGCGGTCTTTCCAGAACGGCGGCAAGGTTTGCAATCTGCGGATCGCCACGTCGGAACGGTGGAAGGACAAGGAGGGCCAGCAGCAGGAAAAGACCGAATGGCACACCGTGGCCATTTTCTCCGAAGGCTTGGTCCGCGTTTGCGAAAACTACCTGCGCAAGGGTAGCAAGGTGTTCATCGAAGGGCAGCTGCAGACCCGCAAATGGCAGGACCAGCAAGGTCAGGATAAATACTCGACCGAAGTCGTATTGCGCGGTTTCAACGGCACGCTGACTATGCTCGACGGGCGCAGTGAAGGCGGTGGCGGCGGCGGCGGATATGGCGGCGGCCAGCGGTCCGGCGGCGCGCCTGCCGATAGCGGCGGCGGCTTCAACCAGGGCGGCGGCGGTCAGGGTGGCGGCAGCGGCGGCGGTTCAGGTGGTGGCGGCGACTATGACGACCTGAACGACGACATTCCGTTCTGA
- a CDS encoding DUF4402 domain-containing protein, which produces MSRFPRLITGLSAAGLCLALPAAELAAQGKCSFCELDPGDRGGANGNGNGNGNGKSCEANPGAENGNGKKNGHLKKQQNCDPVLLTIESELDFGRLVMIGTGQGRVLFDLDSGEKMVFGDLDDLGGMAVAGRAVITGKPRSVVRVGFPTIVTMNDPAGGSAQLRDFTTSLGPLPLLDADGRLEFKFTGTLFTADAIAGGGTLRGRVPITVDYN; this is translated from the coding sequence ATGTCGCGCTTTCCTCGCCTGATTACCGGCCTTTCCGCGGCCGGCTTGTGCCTCGCGTTGCCCGCCGCCGAACTGGCAGCTCAGGGCAAATGCAGCTTCTGCGAACTCGATCCGGGCGATCGCGGCGGAGCCAACGGCAACGGCAACGGCAACGGCAACGGTAAAAGCTGTGAGGCAAACCCCGGCGCGGAAAACGGGAACGGCAAGAAAAATGGCCACCTGAAGAAGCAACAGAACTGCGATCCGGTGCTTCTGACTATCGAAAGCGAACTGGATTTCGGGCGGCTGGTTATGATCGGTACCGGTCAGGGACGAGTGCTGTTCGATCTCGATAGCGGCGAGAAAATGGTGTTCGGCGATCTCGACGATCTGGGCGGCATGGCCGTTGCTGGGCGCGCCGTAATTACCGGCAAGCCTCGCAGCGTTGTTCGCGTCGGTTTTCCTACAATCGTGACGATGAACGATCCGGCCGGCGGCTCCGCCCAATTGCGCGACTTCACCACCAGTCTCGGCCCGTTGCCGCTGCTGGACGCCGATGGAAGGCTTGAGTTCAAGTTCACCGGCACGCTGTTTACCGCCGATGCGATCGCCGGTGGCGGCACGTTGCGCGGACGCGTTCCGATTACGGTCGATTACAACTGA
- a CDS encoding ubiquinol-cytochrome C chaperone family protein, giving the protein MSFLSRLFGTEPDPREAVRPLWHRVVELARAPYWYAECGVEDTVEGRFDMVTAVLCVALVRLEEADGMHPQTARLTELFVEDMDGQLREFGTNDVVVGKRMGKLMSTLGGRIGAYRKGLTGGPDAMTAAVGRNVSMATQEQGDAGTGAACVANGLMELKARLDRTPDADLSPGRLAE; this is encoded by the coding sequence ATGTCCTTCCTTTCCCGCCTTTTCGGAACCGAGCCCGACCCGCGCGAGGCCGTGCGTCCGCTGTGGCACCGCGTGGTGGAGCTTGCCCGGGCGCCGTACTGGTACGCCGAATGCGGTGTGGAAGACACGGTGGAGGGCCGATTCGACATGGTCACGGCAGTTCTCTGCGTCGCGCTGGTGCGGTTGGAGGAGGCGGACGGAATGCATCCACAAACCGCGCGGCTGACTGAATTGTTCGTCGAGGACATGGATGGGCAATTACGAGAATTCGGCACCAACGACGTTGTGGTGGGCAAAAGGATGGGCAAATTGATGTCCACACTTGGGGGCCGCATCGGTGCCTATCGCAAGGGGCTGACGGGCGGCCCGGATGCGATGACTGCCGCCGTCGGACGCAATGTCAGCATGGCGACGCAGGAACAGGGTGATGCCGGAACCGGCGCGGCCTGCGTGGCAAATGGTCTGATGGAACTGAAGGCGCGGCTCGACCGCACTCCCGATGCCGACCTTTCGCCCGGACGGCTGGCCGAATGA
- a CDS encoding SCO family protein, whose protein sequence is MGSIFNQTTAAFNAMLVSLAALALAACGPTPDRAETEGVRLEGAAVGGPFELTSETGETVRWSDWDGKYRIVYFGYTYCPDVCPVDTQKIARALAALKAEQPDLAAKIVPLFITIDPARDTPAVLTEFTDAFSPDMIGLTGTEDQITAVTKSYAASYARGEELDGGQYLMNHTNLAYLMGPDGAPLVAFSGDMTHEAITRDLLRWVE, encoded by the coding sequence ATGGGTAGCATATTTAACCAGACCACCGCCGCATTCAACGCCATGCTGGTATCGCTTGCCGCGCTCGCGCTGGCCGCCTGCGGTCCCACGCCCGACCGCGCGGAAACAGAAGGCGTCCGGCTGGAAGGCGCAGCCGTGGGCGGACCGTTCGAACTGACCAGCGAAACCGGCGAGACGGTGCGCTGGAGCGATTGGGATGGCAAATACCGGATCGTCTATTTCGGTTATACCTACTGCCCCGATGTCTGCCCGGTGGACACGCAGAAGATTGCCCGCGCGCTGGCCGCGCTCAAAGCCGAACAGCCTGACCTGGCGGCAAAAATCGTGCCGCTGTTCATCACCATCGATCCCGCGCGCGACACCCCCGCAGTGCTGACCGAATTCACCGACGCCTTCTCCCCCGACATGATCGGACTGACAGGTACCGAAGATCAGATTACCGCCGTCACCAAATCCTATGCTGCCAGCTACGCTCGCGGCGAGGAACTGGATGGAGGGCAGTATCTGATGAACCATACCAACCTCGCCTATCTGATGGGGCCGGACGGCGCGCCGCTTGTCGCGTTTTCGGGCGACATGACGCATGAAGCGATCACTCGCGATCTGCTTCGCTGGGTGGAATGA